In Telopea speciosissima isolate NSW1024214 ecotype Mountain lineage chromosome 10, Tspe_v1, whole genome shotgun sequence, the DNA window GGGAATTATTTAGTAATTGTATACTATTTTAATCTTTAATTTTCCAGTCTTTGATGTGGGGAAGCTGCTATGAGTAACTTTGAATTGGGTTTCTGTTTCATTTTCCTTCTGGGCTTTCTATTTCTCTTAGTTTCTTTCCTTGTTCCTGTTCTGATGCGATTTTGTCCGTTCGGTCGTTCATTCTGGGATAGATCTGAATTGGGATTCCTGGTCTTTGGAACCAACCCAAAATTTCTTCTGCGGTGATTAGAAAATTTACAAGTGGCTGTAATTCTGGTGCTTCAATTTGCATATTATAGATACAGATCAAGGCCAATCCAAATGTTCGACATCCCAATTTTCAAGTTCTTCTGCCgtctcttttttatattttgtaaaaTTTATGATAATTCTCTTAATGCAGATCCGTCTATTGCGCAAAACCGTGATTTACTTTTTCCCctgctcttttttcttttcaagtttATGCTTTTCATATATGATATATATCTGGAACACTATAAATCGTGATGACCTATATGTATCAtaattttatttccctttccACTCCCATATCATTACTTTATTATGTTTTGAATACTTAATAttgatattctctctctctctctctctctctctctctctatatatatatatatatatatatatatatatatatatatatatatatatatatattactttctttatatttgaaaatgttttttcCGATTATAAACAAAACGCCTATCTTATGTATGACATATTTATCAATGTCTGTCTGGTGAAAGAATGTGGGATGTACCTGAGGTATCTGAAGCTAAAGGTCTAACAAGGACGAACAGTGCAGAGGATGAAAAGCTAAAGCTAGTATCAGAGGGTTGTGGGCCTAGATTTGTGAGTATATTTATCCCATTAACAAGCACTTCAtatttttcttgtagtgtattgttttttttttttaattaattgattttgtAGCCCTTTTATACTGGAGATGACAATATTGAtcatttcccttttttctttttctttgtttttttcattttatatcaGAAAGATGTAAAACATGAATCAAAGGACATTCTAGGGGAAGTTTCAAAGACTCATCATGCTATACAGTAAGTCAAGATAGTTCTCCACTCCTCCACCCCACTTTCTTTCTTTGATGTTAGCTTGCACCAATTTTAGTTGGCATTTTACTGATATATGTTGCTATATATTTTATTCTGATACTGTTGTACACGACAACAAATTGAATGCAGAACACTAGATAAAACAATTTCAAACTTAGAAATGGAATTAGCTGCTGCACGGGCTGCCCAGGAATCTATACTGAATGGCTCTCCTATATTGGAAAATCTAAAGGTATCCGAGTCCACGGGAAAGAGAAAATATTTAATGGTTATAGGAATTAATACTGCTTTTAGCAGTCGGAAGCGAAGGGACTCAGTTCGTACCACTTGGATGCTGCAAGGTTCGTGGATtggttcctttttcttttattttcctcttcaaagtgtttcttattattcttcattttcttgCCCGTAGCTGATTTACTGCACTGggttctttcaaaaatttggaaataggtgagaaaagaaagaggttggaggaagagaaaagaatcaTTGTTCGCTTTGTTATTGGTCACAGGTGGGAAAACTAATTGCTTCTAAACCTGATCTTGTTTTAAATACACTTTCATGTTTTTACCTGTAAATTTTGTCAAACTTCATGGCTGCAGATTTTGATTGTTATTACCTCATTAGTGCAGTTCTATAGATGTATGCAATGATTAAGACTGAAAGGTGGCATTGCATTCCCTGTTATAGCTATATCTTGGTAAAGAATGGACTTTGTTGACTCAGAGAAATCAGATAATTCAAGAACATATAATCTtgattattttctctctttaggGAATGAGTACATTTGTTACTTTAGTTTGCCTCCACAAGTACATGGGGAAAGAGATATCCTTTCTATTCTTCAGTCAAGATTTTCAATTAGGGCATTCGTTAACCTCTGTTGGATATCTGGGAACTGTCTCTGACTCAGAAAACTCTCACAAAAGGAGCCTATCCTAACGAGTATGCCACCATAAAAATTTGAGTTGAACACGACTCTTGagcttttcctttttatgcttaGTTCCTAAATGCCATGGAATCCTTGACCCTTTTGTATCATAATCATGCATTGCCGCAAGCTTTTATTAGTTCAAACTTGTTAGGATTACACAGGAACAACTCCAAAGCGATGCAGCTCTTTTTACCCTTTAAGTACCATTGATTCATGCGTATGATAAATTATGTCCCCAAGTGTTGTTGGTCATTTCTTCTCATTCCTGGTTTTGTAATTAGTACAGGACTATAGTTTGCTGGAGTGTACTCTTTCGTTACAACCTTCCTTTCAGGCCTCAAACCATCTATAACAGAAAATGGTTCTCTAAAACTTGTGTAGTCAACTTGGGAGTGGTGGATCCTTTTGGGAAGACCAATCccatcttcctttttcttcatttataACTTGGTCAAGTTTATTCGGAAATTTGGTCTGCATGACTCTTTGCAAATTTCTTCTGTATAGGAATTATTGCATACTCTGAATTTGTCAGAGTGCAACCGATTTCTCTGCTATGTTCCTATTATGATCTACATTTAATCCTTTTCTGTAGGACAAAGGTGACACTAACTATATAATGAGAGTGTAGTATAAAATTTGGCTGTATCAGACAATATTTCCATAGCCCTGCATCCTTGACACATGCCAACGTTTCTGTTGAGAATCAACCATAATTATTTTATTCCAGTTATGATTTACTTACAATTCATATTATATCCGTGTCATGGTCAATGTCTCAGAAATCTCATGACTCCTTATTTGGACTTTACTTCAGAGTTTGATCATGTGATACATGTTCTGAGTAGCTGAACACTCCATTCTAAGaaagttaaaattttttaatatgATGATCGTTTTATCCAAAAATTATTTAGAGTACTTAATAGATGATGTACCAATTTCAatattgtaatcttttttttttttttttcatttagaTGCATATATTTAGTTATTTACACATGTATAAATTTAAGAAAAGGGTAAAGCTGCAAGTCAGGGTGGTAGAGCAAGGGCAAACCCCAAGTGCAACCCACGAACCAATCCAACCCAACCAGAGACGATTCCTTTCCCAAGGCCTCACTCCTAGCTGTTTTGAACTATAATAGTGTTGGAACTTTGCCAGTCCCAACACAACATGTTTCAGTTATTTCCATTGGGTCTTGAAAATAAGCTTTTCCAATGTTGAAATTGGTAGGTACTGTGTTACACTGGCTCAAGTAGGCATAGTTGTCGAGTGTCCTGTTGCTGGAAGagtgccttggtcacctaggtgctttgttggtgtcgccttgatgtCTAGGCCCCCTTTAACACCTttggtcgcctagacgccatgacaagtATGCAAGTCGGTGTAACAACCGATGTCATTTAGATTCTTGTCATGAACTTATAATCTAAATCAAGCTTATGAGTGAGACTTTCTCTATGTTGTTCAACTTCTTTGTGTTGCTCATTGAAATTCCTTCTGTTTGTCtcctattttatttatattttacatTTAATGCTTAATTATTTACTTCATTGGTCACTTTGGATCATGAAACTTACTGCAGTTTTACTTGATGGTCACACATAATTAGTTTAGATTCAGCCAAATGATAGGGCTATACTATCAAATTTGTGGGTGTTCATTGGAAATTGGATTGAATAAACTTATTTTTAGATAAAAATGAGCCTGCTCTGTTTTATTATTTACCTAGGACAATTATCTAGTGCGAGAATTCCCGTCCCCCTTACTGAGGACACTTACCGTAATGGgcatagatagagagagagagagaccaaaaaagaaagcaCTGTGCCAATGTTCTTTTTATGGAAGAAAGCTGTGATGTCTGGATCCCACATTTAAATACTTTGATAACTTATGTCAATCATGGTTCATCTTGATAAACTGACAACTTGACTATGCCGCTTAGTATATATGAAGGTGACTTGCAATTGCAGGATACCTTTCCTAGGCCCTCTTCCTCCAATTAGCGTGCATAGAAAAGGTGTTGTAAGGGGAGTTTAAGACAGAATTCTCGTACATGTTTGAcagaattttgagttttttatccCGTAGAGCTTTGATTTTTAGAGGATCTGATGGACTAAAAGCCTGATCTTCCTGGTTCTTAATATTTAAGAAGGCCACTGACATAATCTTACACATGACatgatttctttttgtttatgtttGACCTCTTTTCACAATTGCTTGCATTGTAATTTATGTATCAAGATAGAAGAGTTGGGTGAAACTTTGCATGCATTTCTTTATTCTGTTGGGGTAGAGGCCTAGTGGAGGATAAAGGCAGTTGCTACCACTGAGAATTAATAAAGTTTCTTGTACATTTGCAGAAGTATAAGCTTTCTTCTGTTGCTGGTTTTAATCCTCATTAAAGGACACTCTGTTCGTAATGAGGATTATGAAGTATGTTTTAGTTGAATGTAGAagactaattttttttttattggaattcTTCATCGTCAGTGCTACATCTGGTGGTATTTTAGATAAAGCCATTGAAGCAGAGGATAGAAAGCACGGAGACTTCCTGAGGCTGGTAAtgctttttatcatttttttttgttgtattgcTGTCTTTTCTATTTCCTTGTTAATGTGTGCTGCTAAAATATACACTAATAAAACTCATTCTCTGTTGATCTGGAAAAGACATGTAACTGGTTATATCTTGTTTGtttattaataatttaataCTGTGGCAGGATCACGTTGAAGGGTACCTTGAATTatctgccaagacaaagacctATTTTGCAACTGCTGTTGCTTTATGGGATGCAGATTTCTACATCAAAGTTGATGATGATGTCCATGTTAATATAGGTACACAGGAAAAACCTATCACAGATATTTCCTTCTTCATGGGTTTGTGTACTCCTatccatgtgtgtgtgtgtgtgttgggggggggggggtcttcTTTTGTGTGGATGATTTATTTCCATGTTAATATAGGTAATCAGGAAAAACCTATCATAGATATTTCCTTCTTCATGGGTTTGCGGACTCCTGTCCATCTGGGGGGGCCTTCTTTTGTGtgtgcagagagagagagagagagagagagagagagagagagagagtgagagagagatccaAACATTTGTATTCCAGTACTCATGATAGCcatgatttctttcaaattctgATGTTGGCActgtggggagagagagagagagtcctaTCATAGATATTTCCTTCTTCATGGGTTTCCGGACTCCTGTCCATGTGGGGTGCTTCTTTGTGTGGGTTTGGATTAACATCCAAACCTTTTTATTCTAGTAGCCATGATAACCATGATTTCTTTCAAATGCTGATGTTTGGTACAGAGGGGGCCTAGACATCCTTGTTTTGCTATTATGCACAATGATTAATCTGGGATTAATGACCACTGATACAGTTTTTAGCTGATGCAACAGTTTTTATCCTTGTGGTGGTTTTGGGTGTGGTAGAGTCGTAGAGATATTGCGAGAAGGTCTACTTACCTTAAGATGGAGAGCCATGTTAATAGGTTTATCTCAAAAAAGGTTGATAAAGATGATCCTCTTAACTGTACTATCATCATTTTTGTTTGGATGGTagaaaaaatgtcaaaaaaaaaagaggatagaAACAAAAAATCTAAGACGTGACTGAAATAAGTAAATTAGGGCCTCCGTGTTGGTTGTTCAATCAGCATCCTTCTTTCGAGAAAGGCTTTTCTACGAATGATCCCAATCGATGAATGCAACTGCTCATTGATCTGTTTGGATTATGAAGGAACACCACATTTATTGCATACTATTTCCTTTAACCATTCTTGCTTGTACATCAGATCCTTCCTCTGTTAATCATGACAGAAACTTGAATGTTTCTGTCTGTTTTTGTTGCGAAAATTGAATCTTCCTAAGTTTTCTGTGGATATATTATTTCGATTAAGTGTTGAAAACTGTTTTAAACAATGGCACACGCGGGGCATCTTTACAGTGTTCTTAGGAAGATGCCACTCTTTTAAAGATAATGATATACCATTGCTTATGTAAAGTATGCTCTCTTTATAGTCTTTTTTGGTCCTTTGTCTCATCGATTTTCTTCCAAATTACTGCAGCAACACTTGGAGCAACTTTAGTTAGACACCGCTCAAAGCCCCGGGTGTATATTGGATGCATGAAGTCCGGTCCTGTCCTTGCTCGAAAGTGAGCATTCTGCCTTTAAGTGGTCTACTGACTTGATTCTTCTCATTGGTAATCTGCTAATCTTCTGTTACTAACTGGCCCTTGTCATGGAACAGAGGAGTTAGATACCATGAACCTGAGTATTGGAAATTTGGTGAGGAGGGAAACAAATATTTTCGGCATGCTACGGGTCAGCTATATGCCATTTCAAAAGATCTGGCTACTTATATCTCTATAAACCAGTAAGGGTTGACTTCTATTTATAGTACAGCTTCATATTCATATGTACCTGAAGTTGTTTATTTCATTCAATTTCACTTTGATGGTTTGtatatgtattatttatatatgttGTTTAACATTCTCAGGCATGTGCTGCACAAATATGCTAATGAGGATGTTTCATTGGGAGCTTGGTTTATTGGCTTGGATGTGGAGCACATCGATGACAGAAGATTATGTTGTGGTACCCCACCTGGTAAATTCCTAGTTCCTCATGATGCTTTAGTGTTGTTTGAAGATAGATAGTGTTTACGCTAACCGTCAACTTTTGATTCCgtttgaaaaataaatgaagTCTGAAATCTTCGGGCTGTGCATGAGTGAACCAAGTTGAGTTTGCCCAACTCAGTTCAGTTTTATAGGCTAGGATTGGCGTTGGGCTCAGCTCAGGTCAGCTCAGCTCACTTAGGTTTTAGGGCCTAGGTAAACCCAGATTTTCAGGCTCGAGTCTTCTAATCCATAATATACCTTACTAACTGAAGCAGAGTTGTAAACTGAGCATAGAACACCCTACCTCAATTCAAGATCTGGAAAGTTGAGCCTGGTATTTAGTTTTGTGTCCTTCCCATAGCTCATTCAAGAGCTGGAAACTGGAAACTTACCTTACTAGCTGAAGCAGAGTTGTAAACTGAGCATAGATCACCCTACCTCAATTCATGATCTGGAAAGTT includes these proteins:
- the LOC122642908 gene encoding probable beta-1,3-galactosyltransferase 2, encoding MYLKSKVAEPPSRSIVSRRWTLLLCLGSFCAGMLFTSRMWDVPEVSEAKGLTRTNSAEDEKLKLVSEGCGPRFKDVKHESKDILGEVSKTHHAIQTLDKTISNLEMELAAARAAQESILNGSPILENLKVSESTGKRKYLMVIGINTAFSSRKRRDSVRTTWMLQGEKRKRLEEEKRIIVRFVIGHSATSGGILDKAIEAEDRKHGDFLRLDHVEGYLELSAKTKTYFATAVALWDADFYIKVDDDVHVNIATLGATLVRHRSKPRVYIGCMKSGPVLARKGVRYHEPEYWKFGEEGNKYFRHATGQLYAISKDLATYISINQHVLHKYANEDVSLGAWFIGLDVEHIDDRRLCCGTPPDCEWKAQAGNICVASFDWSCSGICKSAERIKEVHQRCGEGENALWSAVF